A stretch of Gopherus evgoodei ecotype Sinaloan lineage chromosome 19, rGopEvg1_v1.p, whole genome shotgun sequence DNA encodes these proteins:
- the LOC115637348 gene encoding TM2 domain-containing protein 2-like yields the protein MVPGVGWPVSYVLLCGQAALLLGNLLLLQGVSRSHQHNATGAESGDPGEPEPDQPAGSPAPACDYGDPQAPLVLCTFLPEEFIECEDPVDHVGNITAQRELGYGCVKFGGQAYSDVDHTPVQCKALDGIECAEPRTFLRGNKPCIKYTGHYFITTLLYSFFLGCFGVDRFCLGHTGTAVGKLLTLGGLGIWWFVDLILLITGGLMPSDGSNWCTTY from the exons atggtgccgggggttgggtgGCCGGTGAGTTACGTCCTGCTGTGCGGGCAAGCAGCGCTGCTGCTGGggaacctgctgctgctgcagggcgtCTCCCGGAGCCACCAGCACAACGCGACCGGGGCGGAGAGCGGGGACCCCGGAGAGCCCGAGCCCGACCAGCCCGCGGGCAGCCCGGCCCCCGCCTGTGACTACGGGGACCCGCAGGCGCCGCTTGTGCTCTGCACCTTCCT GCCCGAGGAATTCATTGAATGTGAGGATCCAGTAGACCATGTTGGAAATATTACTGCACAGCGAGAATTAGGTTATGGATGTGTTAAG TTTGGTGGCCAAGCCTATAGCGATGTAGACCACACTCCAGTGCAGTGCAAAGCACTAGATGGTATTGAGTGTGCAGAGCCTCGGACTTTTCTACGAGGGAATAAACCATGTATAAA GTACACTGGCCACTACTTTATAACTACTTTACTCTACTCCTTCTTCCTGGGTTGTTTTGGAGTGGATCGATTCTGTCTGGGCCATACAGGGACAGCAGTGGGAAAACTACTGACTCTTGGAGGACTTGGTATCTGGTGGTTTGTTGACCTTATTCTCCTTATTACTGGTGGGTTGATGCCTAGTGATGGCAGCAACTGGTGCACGACTTACTGA